Below is a window of Campylobacter canadensis DNA.
AAAAGCAGTTGGTACATTAATTATAAACACGCAAAAAGCTAACCAAGATTTAATTACAAATTTTGTTAGCAAATGCGCTATTAATTGGGAGTTATGTGATGAGTGATATTTTAAATATTTTTAATACTTTCTTAACGCATTATAATAATATTTTAAAAAATGCTTTATTTGAGACAATTTATATGAGCGTATTTTCAACCTTAGGTGGTTTTATACTTGGAAGCTTAATTGGAATTTTACTTTTTGTTAGCAAAAAAGGCTCTTTGTTTGAAAATAAAATTCTTTATAGAATTTTAGATGTTTTTGTAAATATTTTTAGGTCTTTTCCATTTTTGGTTTTGATAATTGCACTCATTCCATTTACTAAATTTTTAATTGGAAAAAGCATAGGTACAAATGCAATTATAGTTCCACTTACAATAGGAATAGCTCCCTTTATTGCAAAATTAATTCAAGAAGCTTTTAATAATGTTGATTATTCAATAATTGAAGCAGCAAAAAGTTATGGAGCAAATAGATTTCAAATAATATTTAAAATTATACTAAATGAAAGCTTGCCAGCAATATGCAGTGCTTTAACTCTAACTTTAATTATAGTTATAGGTTATAGTGCAATGGCAGGAATAGTTGGAGCAGGAGGACTTGGAGATGTAGCTATTAGATTTGGTTATCAAAGATTTAAAACAGATGTTATGATTGAAACTGTGATTGTATTAATAATCTTGGTTCAATTTGTACAATTAGTAGGCGATGTGGTTTTAAAATCACTCAATAAAGGTAAAAATAAAGCATTTTATATTTATATTTTAGCTCTTATTTTACTTACAATTTTTAGTTATTTTAAATTAAATTAAAGGAAAAAAAATGAAAAAATTATTATTATCAGTAACACTTTGTGCAAGTATTTTTGCATTAGATATTAAAGTTGGTGCTACACCTGTTCCACACGCTGAAATCTTAGAAGTAGCAAAAAAAATTCTAAGTAAAGATGGGCATAATTTACAAATAGTTGAATTTAATGATTATGTTTTACCTAATCTTGCAGTTGATGATGATGAGCTTGATGCAAACTTTTTTCAACACAAGCCATATTTAGATGAATTTAACAAGCAAAAAGGTACAAAACTAAGTCCTATTGTTGCTGTACATTTAGAACCAATGGGAGTTTATTCAAAAAGTATAAAAAATCTTAGTGATTTAAAAGAAAATGCTTTAGTTTATATTCCCAACGACCCAACAAATGAATCAAGGGCTTTGGATATTTTAGCGGCTAATGGCTTGATAAGTCTTGATGAAAGTGTAGAATTAAAAACTCCACTTGATATTGTTAAAAACCCTAAGAATTTAAAGTTTAAAGAACTTGAAGCTGCGCAATTGCCAAGAGTTTTAGATGAATGCGATTTAGCAGTTATTAATTCTAATTTTGCACTAGCTGCTAATTTAAATCCTAGCAAGGATGCAGTTGTTTTAGAAGATAAAAACAGCCCATATTCAAATATAGTGGTGGTAAAAACTTCAAATGTAAATAATGAAAAATCACAACTTTTAATAAAGGCATTAAAAAGTGATGAAGTAAAAAAATTCATTGAAGAAAAATACCAAGGTGCAATTATTCCTAGTTTTTAAGGAGATAAGATGAAAAAGATTTTACTAGCATTTAGCCTGCTTTTTTCCCTTAATGCTAAGGAGCTTAGGGTTGGAATCACTCCATACCCTAACGCCTTTATTTTAGAAAATATAAAAGACGATTTAAAAGAGATTGGCTATGAGTTAAAGATTATTGAATTTAACGATTATATTTTGCCTAATCTTGCCTTAGAAGATGGTGAGCTTGATTTAAATATGTTTCAACACGAACCATTTATGAATGAATTTAACGAAAGCAAAAAAACTCATATAGTAAAGGTTAGCGAGGTTTTTTTACCACCAATGGCAATTTATTCTAAGAAAGTAAAAAATATAGCTAATGTAAAAAACAATGCCTTAATCTATGTACCAAACGACCCAACAAATGAATCAAGGGCTTTAGAGCTTTTAGAGGCAGCTAATTTAATTAAGCTTGATGAAAATGCTAAATTTAAAACCGTGCTTGATATTAGCCACAATCCTAAAAATCTAATTATAAAAGAACTTGAAGCAGCACAAGTTCCAAGAGTTTTAGATGAATGCGATTTAGCAGTTATTAATACAAATTATGCTCTTGCAGCAAAGCTAAATCCAATAAGTGATTCTATTTTTATTGAAAGTTTAAATAGTCCTTATGTAAATATTGTTGCTGCTAAAAAAGGTAACGAAAACTCAAAGCAAGCACAAGATTTCATAAAGGCTTTAAAAACACCTAAAATGAAGGAACTAATTTTAAAAGAATTCAAAGGCGCAATCATACCAGCTTGGTAAAAGTAAGTAAAAAGCTTTAATTTAAGCTTTTTACTAAATTATATTTAATATAAAAAGTAAATTTTAAAAATATAAATATTTTTTGAAAATATATAATAAAATTAAATAATTTAATATAAATAAATTATTAATTAAAATTATAA
It encodes the following:
- a CDS encoding MetQ/NlpA family ABC transporter substrate-binding protein, coding for MKKILLAFSLLFSLNAKELRVGITPYPNAFILENIKDDLKEIGYELKIIEFNDYILPNLALEDGELDLNMFQHEPFMNEFNESKKTHIVKVSEVFLPPMAIYSKKVKNIANVKNNALIYVPNDPTNESRALELLEAANLIKLDENAKFKTVLDISHNPKNLIIKELEAAQVPRVLDECDLAVINTNYALAAKLNPISDSIFIESLNSPYVNIVAAKKGNENSKQAQDFIKALKTPKMKELILKEFKGAIIPAW
- a CDS encoding methionine ABC transporter permease, with product MSDILNIFNTFLTHYNNILKNALFETIYMSVFSTLGGFILGSLIGILLFVSKKGSLFENKILYRILDVFVNIFRSFPFLVLIIALIPFTKFLIGKSIGTNAIIVPLTIGIAPFIAKLIQEAFNNVDYSIIEAAKSYGANRFQIIFKIILNESLPAICSALTLTLIIVIGYSAMAGIVGAGGLGDVAIRFGYQRFKTDVMIETVIVLIILVQFVQLVGDVVLKSLNKGKNKAFYIYILALILLTIFSYFKLN
- a CDS encoding MetQ/NlpA family ABC transporter substrate-binding protein, with translation MKKLLLSVTLCASIFALDIKVGATPVPHAEILEVAKKILSKDGHNLQIVEFNDYVLPNLAVDDDELDANFFQHKPYLDEFNKQKGTKLSPIVAVHLEPMGVYSKSIKNLSDLKENALVYIPNDPTNESRALDILAANGLISLDESVELKTPLDIVKNPKNLKFKELEAAQLPRVLDECDLAVINSNFALAANLNPSKDAVVLEDKNSPYSNIVVVKTSNVNNEKSQLLIKALKSDEVKKFIEEKYQGAIIPSF